One window of the Deltaproteobacteria bacterium CG11_big_fil_rev_8_21_14_0_20_49_13 genome contains the following:
- the lnt gene encoding apolipoprotein N-acyltransferase, giving the protein MNILLVIISGLLTAFSFPTIFGNFQFSNLGFLAWLSLVPLFYVIKDTGPRRSFLYTFLSGYIFYGISLYWLYTALNTYGHLNPFVSVGVLAILIALLASHIALASLFASWVEKRTGINRYWTLPIFWVICDLLMNYIPCNGFPWGNITNTQYAYLPVIQIVDIVGIYGLTYIMIAANLTVAVLVSLRGAQATTRSGAWDCFALRARNDKTWYAVALVALMLVYGFFRINYMDREKGAWPSIRTALLQGNIPQDEKWQEGHEAEQIAVLKKLTSALRDSNVDLIVWPEASYPVPLNVKVDSLDPALMGLTGFEKDPNTYLLMGGISFDRSKRALYNSAFLLDGNAHILGRYDKAHLVPFGEYVPYKKLLFFAKKLTAPVGNFAAGENSEPLFTDGFQIAPLICYEDLFPEIARAFIKKGANFIVTITNDAWYGRSSASLQHLAISVFRAVENRRFLVKAANTGISAVVDPVGRIISKSGLFEEGMIVSNIKLGTGSSLYTRYGDWFAYGCGLIAVFLLAAGGIGNRGRLPKQAALCKIARDRLWR; this is encoded by the coding sequence ATGAACATACTATTGGTGATAATATCCGGTCTTCTTACCGCTTTCTCGTTTCCAACCATCTTCGGTAATTTTCAGTTTTCAAATCTGGGGTTCCTTGCATGGCTCTCTTTAGTTCCTCTTTTCTATGTGATCAAAGATACGGGCCCCAGAAGGTCCTTTCTTTACACCTTTCTCTCAGGGTACATATTTTATGGGATCTCGTTATACTGGCTCTACACGGCGCTTAATACCTACGGTCATTTGAATCCCTTCGTGAGCGTTGGGGTCTTAGCGATTCTGATAGCTCTTCTGGCGTCACATATTGCGCTTGCGTCCTTATTTGCCTCATGGGTGGAAAAGAGGACCGGCATCAACAGATACTGGACGCTTCCTATCTTTTGGGTCATTTGCGATCTCTTAATGAACTACATCCCCTGCAACGGATTTCCGTGGGGGAATATCACGAACACGCAGTACGCATATCTTCCCGTTATCCAGATAGTCGACATCGTAGGGATATACGGGCTGACATATATAATGATAGCGGCGAATCTGACCGTTGCGGTTCTTGTGTCATTGCGAGGAGCGCAGGCGACGACTCGATCCGGTGCGTGGGACTGCTTCGCTCTGCGAGCTCGCAATGACAAAACGTGGTATGCAGTTGCATTGGTTGCACTCATGCTCGTCTACGGATTTTTCAGAATAAACTACATGGACAGAGAGAAGGGCGCTTGGCCTTCTATAAGGACCGCGCTTTTGCAGGGGAATATTCCGCAGGATGAAAAATGGCAGGAAGGACACGAAGCCGAGCAGATAGCTGTGCTTAAAAAGTTAACATCTGCCCTTAGGGACAGCAACGTCGACCTTATTGTCTGGCCGGAGGCAAGTTATCCCGTTCCATTGAACGTTAAGGTGGATTCGCTCGATCCTGCGCTCATGGGCCTAACGGGATTCGAAAAGGATCCCAATACGTACCTCCTTATGGGGGGGATAAGTTTTGACCGCTCCAAAAGGGCGCTCTACAACAGCGCGTTCCTTCTCGACGGTAATGCGCATATACTGGGAAGATACGACAAGGCGCACCTTGTGCCGTTCGGTGAATATGTTCCATACAAAAAACTGCTCTTTTTCGCCAAAAAGCTGACCGCACCTGTCGGAAATTTTGCGGCAGGTGAGAACAGCGAACCGCTTTTCACCGACGGATTTCAAATAGCGCCTCTCATCTGCTACGAGGACCTCTTTCCGGAAATAGCGAGGGCGTTCATAAAAAAAGGGGCGAATTTCATCGTGACAATAACCAACGATGCCTGGTATGGAAGGTCATCGGCCTCCTTGCAGCATCTGGCGATATCGGTCTTCCGTGCGGTCGAGAACAGGCGTTTTCTTGTAAAGGCGGCGAACACAGGTATAAGCGCCGTGGTGGACCCGGTCGGGAGGATCATCTCCAAGAGCGGGCTCTTTGAAGAGGGGATGATTGTTTCAAATATAAAGCTTGGCACCGGCAGCAGTTTGTATACAAGGTACGGTGACTGGTTCGCTTATGGATGCGGGCTTATAGCGGTGTTTTTACTGGCGGCTGGCGGGATTGGAAACAGGGGCAGGCTTCCCAAACAGGCGGCGCTCTGCAAAATAGCGAGGGATCGGCTATGGCGGTAA